From a region of the Zingiber officinale cultivar Zhangliang chromosome 10B, Zo_v1.1, whole genome shotgun sequence genome:
- the LOC122030043 gene encoding protein FAR1-RELATED SEQUENCE 5-like, whose translation MASEVGIPPKASHDLMMRQAGGRENLGFIPEDYKNYLRSKRTRNMRVGDTGGVLEYLQKMQCDDPNFFNAIQVDEDDLITNIFWSDAKMRADYGNFGDVVCFDTTYRKNNEGRPIALFVGVNHHKQSIIFGAALLYDETTLSFEWLFDTFTKAMSEKKPTTILTDQDAAMAKALASRWPETHHRLCIWHIYQNAAIHLSGVFSQFKEFAKDFASCIYDFDEEEDFLSTWNLMLTKYALEDNDWLRRLFSIKEKWALVYGRQIFCADMTTTQRSESMNSILKRYVTYQHKFLEFFNHFERLLQDRRYEELKADFRSNSSVPCLLYPVEILKHASYTYTPEAFKCFEKEWYKSHDSIVEICEIVGSHATYKVTSHKKKHHHIVTLYSSSEKIQCSCSCRKYEFAGILCSHILRIFSMKNIMKIPNEYILKRWTRNAKGGYFEGNDTIVNKDSLDQKILHNMRYRDLCGLSVQLVTKAAERDDTHMVVKNVMLSLCKMVDEKLQVNESIVHQSNLSQEASQLVQSLDDTTRNLNETDYQIDEENNLTVKGIKPKKKIVSGKRLKRGIEQISRKKKGASKTNQTSTIVQGIEDPNIEDQFPPLLPTQLSQVTSSTSKFQTAISALDNRLNEEQVR comes from the exons ATGGCAAGTGAGGTGGGAATCCCCCCAaaagcatctcatgatcttatgATGAGACAAGCAGGTGGGAGGGAGAATTTAGGGTTTATTCCTGAAGACTATAAGAACTACTTGCGATCTAAAAGAACAAGAAATATGAGAGTGGGGGATACAGGAGGTGTTCTAGAATATTTGCAGAAAATGCAATGTGATGATCCAAATTTTTTTAATGctattcaagttgatgaagatgatttgatcACAAACATTTTTTGGTCTGATGCTAAGATGAGAGCTGATTATGGCAATTTTGGAGATGTTGTTTGTTTTGACACAACCTATAGGAAGAACAATGAAGGTCGTCCAATTGCATTGTTCGTAGGTGTTAATCATCATAAGCAATCCATAATTTTTGGTGcagctttattatatgatgaaactACTTTGTCATTTGAATGGTTGTTTGATACCTTCACTAAAGCTATGTCTGAGAAAAAACCAACAACTATTCTTACAGATCAAGATGCTGCAATGGCAAAGGCTTTAGCTTCCAGATGGCCTGAAACACATCATCGTTTATGCATTTGGCACATTTATCAAAATGCCGCAATACATTTGAGTGGAGTTTTTTCTCAATTCAAAGAGTTTGCTAAAGATTTTGCCTCttgtatatatgattttgatgaagaggaagacTTTCTTTCTACTTGGAACTTGATGTTGACTAAGTATGCACTTGAAGATAATGATTGGTTGAGACGTTTGTTTAGCATAAAGGAAAAATGGGCGTTAGTATATGGAAGACAAATATTTTGTGCGGATatgactacaacccaaagaagtgagagcatgaatagCATTTTGAAAAGGTATGTCACTTATCAGCataagtttttagagtttttcaaTCACTTCGAAAGATTGCTTCAGGATCGTCGATATGAAGAGTTAAAAGCAGATTTTAGATCCAATTCAAGTGTTCCATGTTTATTGTATCCGGTTGAAATATTAAAACATGCTAGTTATACTTATACTCCTGAGGCATTCAAGTGTTTTGAAAAAGAATGGTATAAATCTCATGATTCTATTGTAGAAATTTGTGAGATTGTTGGATCACATGCAACATACAAAGTTACTTCGCACAAAAAGAAACACCATCATATAGTTACACTCTATTCATCTTCTGAAAAAATTCAGTGCAGTTGTAGTTGTAGAAAATATGAATTTGCTGGGATTTTATGTTCTCATATTTTGAGAATATTTTCTATGAAAAATATTATGAAGATCCCAAATGAGTATATTTTGAAAAGATGGACAAGAAATGCAAAAGGTGGATACTTTGAAGGTAATGATACAATTGTGAACAAAGATAGTTTGGATCAAAAAATTCTTCACAATATGCGATATAGAGATTTGTGTGGGTTATCTGTTCAATTGGTTACCAAAGCAGCAGAAAGGGATGACACCCACATGGTTGTTAAAAATGTTATGTTGAGCTTATGTAAGATGGTTGATGAAAAATTACAAGTTAATGAATCAATTGTGCATCAATCAAATCTTAGCCAAGAAGCTAGTCAGTTGGTTCAATCTCTAGATGACACAACAAGGAATTTGAATGAAACAGACTATCAAATTGACGAAGAAAACAATCTTACAGTCAAAGGaattaaacctaagaagaaaatAGTTTCAGGCAAGAGGTTGAAAAGAGGCATAGAACAAATTTCTAGAAAAAAGAAAGGGGCAAGCAAAACTAACCAAACTTCAACAATTGTTCAG ggTATAGAAGATCCTAATATAGAAGATCAATTTCCACCACTTTTGCCAACACAACTATCTCAG GTGACTTcctcaacttcaaaatttcagACTGCTATCTCAGCTTTGGACAACAGATTAAACGAAGAACAAGTAAGATGA
- the LOC122029603 gene encoding probable trehalose-phosphate phosphatase 6, whose product MTKQNVMPAEAVAATPMFPYPTPLAGSRVKYLSQIELGDCVIKSWMESMKASSPTHAKAAVALAPPEETDVDDEQSEWVMRHPSALSMFEQIVRDSKGKRIVMFLDYDGTLSPIVDDPDSAFMSTAMREAVKNVAMYFPTAIVSGRRLDKVINFVKLSGLYYAGSHGMDIKGPAKASHTKSRATKPVLFQPACEFLPMIDAIYRALLERTKSTAGARVENNKFCVSVHFRCVDEKGWSALFEQVRSVLKDYPKLRLTQGRKVLEIRPTIKWDKGKALEFLLESLGYADRKNVMPVYIGDDRTDEDAFKVLKDRGQGFGILVSKFPKETDATYSLQEPSEVKDFLVRLVEWKRASMKARFCN is encoded by the exons ATGACGAAGCAGAATGTCATGCCGGCGGAGGCCGTGGCGGCCACCCCCATGTTCCCGTACCCGACACCCCTCGCCGGAAGCCGGGTGAAGTACCTCTCGCAAATCGAGCTCGGCGATTGCGTGATCAAGTCGTGGATGGAGTCCATGAAGGCCTCTTCCCCTACTCACGCCAAGGCGGCCGTCGCCTTGGCGCCTCCCGAGGAAACCGACGTCGACGACGAGCAGTCAGAGTGGGTG ATGCGGCATCCCTCGGCGTTAAGCATGTTCGAGCAGATCGTGAGAGACTCCAAAGGGAAGCGGATCGTCATGTTTTTGGATTACGACGGGACGCTCTCGCCCATCGTTGACGATCCTGACTCCGCCTTCATGTCGACGGCG ATGAGAGAAGCAGTCAAGAACGTTGCTATGTACTTCCCCACTGCCATCGTTAGCGGGCGACGCCTCGACAAG GTGATTAACTTCGTGAAGCTTAGCGGACTATACTATGCTGGCAGCCACGGCATGGACATCAAAGGCCCCGCAAAGGCCAGCCACACCAAGTCCAGG GCTACCAAGCCCGTCCTCTTTCAACCAGCATGCGAATTCCTCCCAATGATAGATGCG ATATACAGAGCATTGCTGGAGAGAACCAAGTCCACTGCCGGCGCCAGGGTGGAGAACAACAAGTTCTGCGTATCTGTCCACTTCAGATGCGTGGATGAAAAG GGATGGAGTGCATTATTCGAGCAAGTGAGGTCTGTGTTGAAGGACTACCCCAAACTGCGGCTCACTCAAGGAAGAAAG GTGCTAGAGATTCGTCCCACTATTAAGTGGGACAAGGGGAAGGCATTAGAGTTCTTATTGGAATCACTTG GATACGCCGACCGCAAGAATGTAATGCCAGTTTACATCGGCGATGATCGCACCGATGAAGATGCATTCAAG GTTTTGAAGGACAGAGGGCAAGGTTTTGGAATCCTGGTTTCAAAGTTCCCCAAGGAGACAGATGCCACTTATTCCCTCCAAGAACCATCTGAG GTTAAGGACTTCTTGGTGCGGCTCGTCGAGTGGAAGCGCGCGTCGATGAAGGCTCGTTTTTGTAATTAG